The following proteins are encoded in a genomic region of candidate division TA06 bacterium:
- a CDS encoding isochorismatase family protein, producing MKHTNTALLVIDCQNYFFNPASPTYLKASKKVLPRVNRLIALAQAHN from the coding sequence CACAGCCCTGCTGGTAATAGACTGCCAGAATTATTTTTTCAACCCGGCCTCGCCGACGTATCTCAAGGCTTCCAAGAAAGTACTGCCGCGGGTGAACCGGTTGATCGCTTTGGCCCAAGCCCACAAC